Proteins encoded by one window of bacterium:
- the thpR gene encoding RNA 2',3'-cyclic phosphodiesterase — protein sequence MRLFIAFPLEEPATRRLGEIVTEFERNGGPVKWVDPKNMHLTARFLGETPDNLVDPLMKLVTSVSGKGAVIRTVIQQIGGFPNLHRPRVIWAGMDNEVNKLILVAAEIERQVQQLGFAAESKPFKPHLTLGRVREGVKIGNSLDYLMRYQFAPIPLLFDRIALIKSTLTPRGPIYDVLHERSL from the coding sequence ATGCGGCTCTTTATTGCTTTTCCGCTCGAAGAACCCGCGACACGGCGGCTTGGCGAGATCGTCACCGAATTCGAGCGCAATGGCGGCCCGGTCAAATGGGTCGACCCGAAGAATATGCACCTGACCGCCCGTTTTCTGGGTGAGACGCCGGACAATCTCGTTGACCCATTGATGAAGCTGGTGACATCGGTGAGCGGCAAAGGGGCGGTGATCCGGACTGTTATTCAGCAGATCGGCGGATTCCCGAACCTGCATCGTCCGCGCGTCATCTGGGCTGGGATGGATAACGAAGTGAACAAGCTGATCCTGGTCGCGGCCGAGATTGAACGGCAGGTTCAGCAACTTGGATTTGCGGCGGAAAGTAAGCCGTTTAAGCCGCACCTGACATTGGGGCGGGTACGCGAGGGAGTAAAGATCGGCAACTCACTTGACTACCTGATGCGCTACCAGTTTGCGCCAATACCGCTGCTCTTTGACCGGATAGCGCTGATCAAATCGACTTTGACGCCGCGCGGCCCGATCTACGACGTCCTCCACGAACGCTCGCTCTGA